One window of the Prochlorococcus marinus XMU1411 genome contains the following:
- a CDS encoding ABC transporter ATP-binding protein translates to MPKKVASLENISKTYGKEDLTVKALDSINLEIYKGDYLAVMGASGSGKSTAMNIIGCLDRPSEGVYKLNGIPVENLCDDELAEIRNQKLGFVFQQFHLLSDATALENVILPMIYAGIEPEQRLERGKYALKKVGLSERMNNRPNQLSGGQQQRVAIARAIINNPAILLADEPTGALDSKTTKDVLDLFDKLHESGITIVLVTHEDEVANRAKKIAKFKDGRIVDLKVN, encoded by the coding sequence ATGCCTAAAAAAGTCGCAAGTTTAGAAAATATATCCAAAACATATGGGAAAGAAGATCTAACTGTTAAAGCCTTAGACAGCATAAACTTAGAAATTTATAAGGGTGATTATTTAGCTGTAATGGGAGCTAGTGGCTCAGGCAAAAGTACCGCTATGAATATTATTGGATGTCTAGATAGACCATCTGAAGGTGTTTATAAACTAAATGGTATCCCTGTTGAGAATTTATGTGACGACGAGCTAGCAGAAATACGTAATCAAAAATTAGGCTTCGTTTTTCAACAATTTCATCTTCTTTCAGATGCAACGGCACTTGAAAACGTAATTTTGCCGATGATTTATGCTGGTATTGAGCCTGAGCAAAGATTAGAACGAGGTAAGTATGCCTTAAAAAAAGTTGGCCTTTCAGAAAGAATGAATAATCGCCCAAACCAATTATCGGGAGGGCAGCAACAACGAGTTGCTATTGCAAGAGCTATTATTAATAATCCTGCAATATTATTAGCAGACGAACCTACTGGGGCATTAGATTCAAAAACAACTAAAGATGTATTAGATCTTTTTGACAAACTGCATGAGTCTGGAATAACTATAGTTTTAGTTACTCACGAAGATGAAGTTGCAAATCGCGCCAAAAAAATAGCCAAATTTAAGGATGGAAGAATAGTTGATTTAAAAGTTAATTAA
- a CDS encoding DUF721 domain-containing protein produces the protein MDKKYLPIVNRRNPHPLKNCLDNFKKSCGDLDKLSKINENWKNLIGLELFQECKPLNIEKKILTIAVNHPEWRQALIYNKHKLKERIEKIGITLNEIKIIQNYEIKSKNIKATNAKIVWAKHPSRINQNNMCICTLCNSPTPEGEIKRWGKCSFCWRKIKN, from the coding sequence TTGGACAAAAAGTATTTGCCAATAGTGAATAGAAGGAATCCACATCCATTAAAAAATTGTCTTGATAATTTCAAAAAATCCTGCGGAGACTTAGATAAACTCTCTAAAATCAACGAAAACTGGAAGAACTTAATTGGCTTAGAACTATTTCAAGAATGTAAACCATTAAATATTGAAAAAAAAATACTTACTATTGCAGTAAATCATCCAGAGTGGCGCCAAGCTTTAATCTATAACAAGCATAAATTAAAAGAGAGAATCGAGAAAATTGGAATAACTTTGAATGAAATAAAAATAATACAAAATTATGAAATTAAAAGTAAAAATATCAAAGCTACTAATGCAAAGATAGTTTGGGCAAAGCATCCAAGCAGAATCAATCAAAATAATATGTGCATTTGCACTCTTTGTAATTCCCCTACTCCTGAGGGCGAAATCAAAAGGTGGGGAAAGTGTTCCTTTTGTTGGAGAAAAATAAAAAACTAA
- a CDS encoding nicotinate-nucleotide--dimethylbenzimidazole phosphoribosyltransferase, whose translation MYSTELGINFFGNESNKKNQLNKLEILKKNINNFKIFLIIAGTNTSQIPGISAAGINAKSRRKTALADAEFLLKGASKDHKYKLPLLNAGVTPALISHVCSKLINIYPVIVPLGIGVEPYFNHLVVEDKDLGPSNCLTSGKSMSKERVINLYEKGLAIGQSSKRPILISESVPGGTTTAQAVMEAFGLRVSNLVGSSLFKAPRELKRKVVQKGLLNASLKTDFDSFDVVAAVGDPFQAFSMGLLIGARLAKQPVILSGGSQMLAIICLVLEFLDVKNQDDFIEDVFIVTTGWLVKENSLDDLLNLINEKFDVKLLGLASPLNFKSSIYKELKDYELGHVKEGVGAGGISLLAFLYGFKNEEIVSLCQQNLEMMKGLGQISLEKDC comes from the coding sequence ATGTACAGTACAGAATTAGGGATAAATTTTTTTGGTAATGAATCCAATAAAAAAAATCAACTTAATAAGTTAGAAATACTGAAAAAGAATATAAATAATTTCAAAATATTTCTTATAATTGCAGGCACTAATACATCTCAAATTCCTGGAATTTCCGCTGCAGGTATTAATGCAAAATCAAGAAGAAAAACTGCTCTAGCAGATGCCGAATTTTTGCTTAAGGGTGCTTCAAAAGATCATAAATATAAATTGCCTCTCCTCAATGCAGGAGTAACTCCGGCCCTAATAAGTCATGTTTGTTCAAAGCTTATAAATATTTATCCAGTCATTGTTCCATTGGGAATAGGAGTCGAGCCTTATTTTAATCATTTGGTTGTAGAAGATAAAGATTTGGGTCCATCAAATTGTCTAACTTCTGGTAAATCTATGTCCAAAGAAAGAGTTATAAATCTCTATGAGAAAGGTCTCGCGATTGGACAATCTTCAAAACGACCCATCTTAATTTCTGAATCTGTACCAGGGGGCACCACAACTGCTCAGGCAGTAATGGAAGCTTTTGGTTTGCGGGTGTCTAATTTAGTAGGGAGTAGTTTATTTAAAGCTCCAAGAGAACTAAAAAGAAAAGTAGTTCAAAAAGGCCTTTTAAATGCAAGTCTCAAGACTGATTTTGACTCTTTTGATGTTGTCGCGGCAGTAGGTGATCCTTTCCAAGCTTTCTCGATGGGTTTATTAATTGGTGCCAGGTTAGCAAAACAACCTGTCATATTGTCTGGCGGAAGTCAAATGTTAGCGATCATTTGTCTTGTATTAGAATTCTTAGATGTGAAAAATCAAGATGACTTTATTGAAGATGTTTTTATTGTGACAACTGGGTGGCTCGTGAAAGAAAATTCTCTAGATGATTTGTTAAATCTAATTAATGAAAAATTTGATGTCAAATTATTAGGTTTAGCAAGTCCATTAAATTTTAAATCTTCAATATACAAAGAATTGAAGGATTATGAATTAGGTCATGTAAAAGAAGGTGTAGGTGCTGGTGGAATATCATTGCTTGCTTTCTTATATGGATTTAAAAATGAAGAAATAGTTTCATTGTGTCAACAAAATCTGGAAATGATGAAGGGCCTAGGTCAAATTTCTTTAGAGAAGGATTGCTGA
- the topA gene encoding type I DNA topoisomerase, with protein MDHTLVIVESPTKAKTIRKFLPSNYEVLASMGHVRDLPKGAAEIPAAVKKEKWSRIGVNTTEDFEPLYIVPKDKKKVVKELKDALKGASQLLLATDEDREGESISWHLLQILKPKIPTKRMVFHEITKKAINKALDQTREIDMELVQAQETRRILDRLFGYELSPLLWKKVAPRLSAGRVQSVSVRLLVRRERERRSFKKASYWGIKASLVKDNITFETKLFSLKGQRISNGSDFDEQTGKLKQGNKSLIIGEDKANDLLKTFSSEDWLVSKIEKKPSTRKPVPPFTTSTLQQEANRKLRLSARETMRCAQGLYERGFITYMRTDSVHLSEQATRAARECVSSMYGKEYLSNSPRQFNSNARNAQEAHEAIRPAGEVFKTPKETSLTGRDLSLYDLIWKRTVASQMAEARLTMINAEISVGDGLFKSSGKSIDFAGFFRAYVEGSDDPSSSLEQQEIILPNLITGTSLKVANKESTFHETKPPARYTEAALVKVLEKEGIGRPSTYASIIGTIVDRGYANISSNTLAPTFTAFAVTALLEEHFPDLVDTTFTAKMESSLDEISSGNLEWLPYLETFYKGKNGLEVKVQKTEGDIDGKAYRQVDFEDLPCVVRIGSNGPWLEGTKIDESGNEIQAKGNLPMDITPGDLDIKQVDQILSGPSDLGTDPKTGEKVFLRFGPYGPYVQLGNNDQDKAKPRRASLPKELKTDDLTLDEALVLLSLPRLLGVHPEGGVIEADRGRFGPYIKWIKNENESENRSLKKEDDVFTVDIKRALEILAMPKMGRGGQEVIKDFGKPKEFKEKIQILNGRYGVYLKCGKTNVSIAKDTDLEKFTIDDAISLLEEKLKNKNGSILKKTKISNKKTTSKKKS; from the coding sequence TTGGATCACACACTTGTTATTGTTGAAAGTCCCACCAAAGCAAAAACTATAAGAAAGTTTTTGCCTTCTAATTATGAAGTTCTTGCTTCAATGGGACATGTAAGAGATCTTCCAAAAGGAGCGGCTGAAATACCTGCTGCAGTTAAAAAGGAAAAATGGTCAAGGATAGGAGTAAATACAACGGAAGATTTTGAACCGCTTTACATAGTTCCTAAAGATAAGAAAAAGGTTGTTAAAGAGCTGAAAGATGCTTTGAAAGGCGCTAGCCAACTATTACTGGCAACTGATGAAGATAGAGAAGGAGAGAGTATTAGCTGGCATCTTCTGCAAATACTGAAGCCTAAAATACCGACTAAGAGAATGGTTTTTCATGAAATTACAAAAAAGGCAATTAATAAAGCATTAGATCAAACAAGAGAAATTGATATGGAACTTGTTCAGGCTCAAGAAACTAGAAGAATCTTGGACAGGCTTTTTGGATATGAATTATCTCCTTTACTTTGGAAGAAGGTAGCCCCTAGATTATCTGCTGGTCGGGTTCAATCAGTTTCTGTAAGACTTCTTGTTAGACGAGAGAGAGAAAGAAGATCCTTTAAAAAAGCTAGTTACTGGGGGATTAAAGCATCTTTAGTAAAAGATAATATAACTTTCGAAACTAAATTATTTAGTTTAAAGGGTCAAAGAATTTCTAATGGTTCCGATTTCGATGAACAGACGGGCAAATTAAAACAAGGAAATAAATCTTTAATAATTGGAGAAGATAAAGCAAATGATTTATTAAAGACTTTTTCCTCAGAGGACTGGTTAGTCTCAAAAATCGAAAAAAAACCATCCACTCGTAAGCCAGTTCCTCCATTTACGACAAGTACATTGCAACAAGAAGCAAATAGAAAGCTTCGTTTATCTGCAAGGGAGACCATGAGATGTGCACAAGGGCTTTATGAGAGAGGTTTCATAACATATATGAGGACTGATTCAGTTCATCTTTCCGAACAAGCCACAAGAGCTGCCAGAGAATGTGTTAGTTCTATGTATGGAAAAGAATATTTATCTAATTCACCAAGACAATTTAATTCGAATGCAAGAAATGCACAAGAAGCTCACGAAGCTATAAGGCCGGCAGGTGAGGTATTTAAAACACCAAAAGAAACTAGTCTGACTGGTAGAGACTTATCTCTTTACGATTTAATTTGGAAAAGAACTGTAGCTAGTCAAATGGCGGAAGCTAGGCTAACCATGATTAATGCTGAAATAAGTGTGGGGGATGGATTATTTAAATCGAGCGGGAAAAGTATTGATTTCGCAGGATTCTTCAGAGCTTATGTTGAGGGAAGTGATGACCCAAGTTCATCACTTGAACAACAAGAAATTATTCTCCCAAACCTAATAACTGGAACAAGTCTTAAAGTTGCTAATAAGGAATCTACTTTTCATGAAACCAAACCGCCGGCAAGATATACAGAGGCTGCATTAGTAAAAGTTCTTGAAAAAGAAGGGATTGGAAGACCATCTACCTATGCAAGCATTATTGGGACAATTGTGGATAGAGGTTATGCAAATATATCTTCAAATACTTTGGCTCCGACGTTTACAGCTTTTGCTGTTACCGCTTTATTAGAAGAACATTTTCCTGATCTTGTTGATACTACTTTTACTGCAAAAATGGAGTCTTCATTGGATGAAATATCTTCAGGCAATCTTGAGTGGCTGCCATACCTCGAGACTTTCTATAAAGGTAAAAATGGTCTTGAGGTAAAAGTTCAGAAAACAGAGGGTGATATTGATGGTAAAGCTTATAGACAAGTTGATTTCGAAGACCTTCCTTGCGTAGTCAGAATAGGTTCAAACGGACCTTGGCTAGAGGGTACAAAAATTGATGAATCTGGTAATGAGATTCAGGCTAAAGGTAATCTTCCAATGGATATAACTCCGGGAGATTTGGATATAAAGCAAGTTGATCAAATTTTAAGTGGCCCATCAGATCTTGGAACTGATCCAAAAACTGGGGAAAAAGTCTTTTTAAGATTTGGCCCTTATGGACCTTACGTACAATTGGGAAATAATGATCAAGATAAAGCTAAACCAAGAAGAGCTTCATTACCCAAAGAGTTGAAAACTGATGATCTAACTTTAGATGAGGCTCTTGTACTTTTAAGTTTGCCTAGATTATTAGGGGTTCATCCTGAAGGAGGTGTTATTGAGGCTGATAGAGGAAGATTTGGACCTTATATTAAATGGATTAAAAATGAAAATGAATCTGAAAACAGATCATTAAAGAAAGAGGATGATGTTTTTACAGTTGATATAAAACGAGCACTAGAAATTCTTGCGATGCCAAAAATGGGTAGAGGCGGTCAAGAGGTAATTAAAGACTTTGGGAAACCAAAAGAATTTAAAGAAAAAATCCAAATTTTAAATGGAAGATATGGGGTCTATTTAAAATGTGGCAAAACTAATGTTTCGATTGCTAAAGATACTGACTTAGAAAAATTTACTATAGATGATGCCATATCTCTTTTAGAAGAAAAACTAAAAAATAAAAATGGCTCTATTTTAAAAAAAACAAAAATAAGTAATAAAAAAACTACAAGTAAAAAGAAAAGTTAG
- the ubiE gene encoding bifunctional demethylmenaquinone methyltransferase/2-methoxy-6-polyprenyl-1,4-benzoquinol methylase UbiE: MKFTKTTEVKNIFNKISYKYDFLNNLLSFGLHRLWKRKLVNLLEPLNGEDWADLCCGTGDLAFLISERVSPRGSITGIDSAEDILNIAKKKSELTKNKFIKWEIKDVLEINDYSKNFDGICMSYGLRNLNNVEEGIKKVFDLLKDKGRAGFLDFNHSTRNSLSNIFQKIYLKLIVVNISRLFNLGPEYAYIEKSISNFPKKNELINIAKEVGFKKAEYRTILGGQMGILILTK, encoded by the coding sequence ATGAAATTCACAAAAACTACCGAAGTCAAAAATATATTTAATAAAATTTCTTATAAATATGACTTTTTAAATAATCTATTAAGTTTTGGGCTGCACAGATTATGGAAAAGGAAATTAGTTAATTTATTGGAACCTTTAAATGGTGAAGATTGGGCTGATTTATGCTGTGGAACTGGAGATTTAGCATTCTTAATTTCTGAGAGAGTTAGTCCAAGGGGTTCAATTACTGGGATTGACAGTGCAGAGGATATTTTAAATATTGCAAAAAAAAAATCAGAGCTCACAAAAAATAAATTTATTAAGTGGGAAATTAAAGATGTATTAGAAATTAATGATTATTCAAAAAATTTTGATGGGATTTGCATGTCATATGGACTTAGAAACTTGAATAATGTTGAAGAAGGAATAAAAAAAGTTTTTGATCTTTTGAAGGATAAGGGAAGGGCAGGATTTTTGGATTTTAATCACTCAACAAGAAATTCACTATCCAATATTTTTCAGAAAATTTACTTGAAATTAATTGTAGTAAACATTTCGAGGCTTTTTAATTTAGGTCCAGAGTACGCATATATTGAAAAAAGTATTAGTAATTTTCCAAAGAAAAATGAGCTTATAAATATTGCTAAGGAAGTTGGATTTAAAAAAGCTGAATATAGGACTATTTTGGGGGGGCAAATGGGAATACTAATTTTAACTAAATAA
- a CDS encoding DUF2232 domain-containing protein, translating to MKITTKTEALNIVETSYLASLSSLLWVALYYLPIGGALLRLILPLPMILLQLRRGTKIALEGLLIQFLLLFIIMGPVRGTLFLFPYGILSFWLGWCWFKEKSWKLSLTVGIVIGTLGFLLRVVALSTLVGDNLWVLITRASYGLIEKFIGFFNLPLSPSIVSIQLGAILLIIFQEIVYVLTVHVVAYSLFPRFKLNIPDPPRLLNSLVDFKN from the coding sequence ATGAAAATAACAACAAAAACTGAAGCATTAAATATTGTCGAGACATCATATTTAGCATCTCTGTCGTCTTTGTTATGGGTTGCACTATATTATTTGCCCATTGGGGGAGCTTTATTAAGGTTGATTTTGCCTCTCCCAATGATCTTACTGCAATTAAGAAGAGGAACTAAAATTGCATTGGAAGGACTCTTAATACAATTTCTTCTTTTATTCATAATTATGGGTCCTGTTAGAGGAACTTTATTTTTATTTCCTTATGGAATCTTGTCGTTTTGGTTAGGTTGGTGTTGGTTTAAAGAAAAGAGTTGGAAACTTAGTTTAACTGTTGGAATTGTTATTGGAACCCTTGGCTTCTTACTACGAGTAGTAGCATTATCTACTTTGGTTGGAGATAATCTTTGGGTTTTAATTACTAGAGCCAGTTATGGTCTAATAGAAAAGTTCATTGGATTTTTTAATTTACCTCTATCTCCCTCAATTGTGAGTATCCAATTAGGTGCAATTTTATTAATAATTTTTCAAGAAATAGTTTATGTTTTAACTGTACATGTAGTTGCTTATTCTCTGTTTCCTAGATTTAAATTAAATATCCCAGATCCACCAAGATTATTAAATAGCTTAGTTGATTTTAAAAATTGA
- a CDS encoding biotin--[acetyl-CoA-carboxylase] ligase, with protein sequence MKVIGPAAKTLFYLKKIQGQYPTWNLHYKIKCKSTENELTNLLEYSETKKNQPVAIIAREQFSGVGQNSKTWVSPKGGIWLSAAYPIFSKEFEYQIFNLSLGIKLCEMLRQKNINVCLKWPNDIFFGSKKLIGFLPRVITRGKKIIYVRLGLGMNVLNYTPSEGISLSKVLQTKNINQYYWTAKVLKAFYDSIECNKKKEYVIKSANKFLTKSFLPSGYCPNIWKIKDIDSNGHLRIENETQLKIIKRF encoded by the coding sequence GTGAAAGTTATTGGACCTGCAGCTAAGACACTTTTTTATTTAAAAAAAATTCAGGGTCAATATCCAACCTGGAATCTTCATTACAAAATAAAATGTAAAAGTACTGAAAATGAGCTAACAAACTTGCTTGAATATTCTGAAACAAAGAAAAACCAGCCAGTAGCGATAATCGCAAGAGAACAGTTCTCAGGGGTTGGCCAAAATTCAAAAACTTGGGTTTCTCCAAAAGGCGGGATTTGGTTAAGTGCAGCTTATCCAATATTTTCAAAAGAATTTGAATATCAAATATTTAATTTGTCTTTAGGTATTAAGTTATGTGAAATGCTTAGACAAAAGAATATAAATGTTTGTTTGAAATGGCCAAATGATATTTTTTTTGGTTCAAAAAAGTTGATTGGATTTTTACCAAGGGTTATCACAAGAGGTAAAAAAATTATCTATGTAAGATTAGGACTTGGCATGAATGTTTTAAATTACACCCCATCAGAAGGTATTTCATTATCAAAAGTTCTTCAAACTAAGAATATTAATCAATATTATTGGACAGCCAAAGTTCTTAAAGCTTTTTATGATTCAATTGAATGTAACAAGAAAAAAGAATATGTGATTAAATCTGCAAATAAGTTTCTTACTAAAAGTTTTTTACCTAGTGGTTATTGTCCAAATATATGGAAAATTAAAGATATTGATTCGAATGGGCATTTAAGAATTGAAAATGAAACTCAATTAAAGATAATTAAAAGATTTTGA
- a CDS encoding NAD(P)H-quinone oxidoreductase subunit N, which produces MPNEIFTINLNAQAIIPEAFILIGIVGTLLVDLAGEKTASKWAPIICYVSIGSSLLSLALQWTNPVNSAFLGSFNSDNLAIAFRAIIALSTLVSLLISWRYTEQSGSPIGEFAAIVLSATLGAMLLCGSTDLISVFISLETLSVASYLLSGYLKRDPRSSEAALKYLLVGSAAAAVYLYGSSFLYGLSGSTNLVTIGLEIINKPSFITSLSLVFVLSTVAFKIAAVPFHQWTPDVYEGSPTPVVAFLSVGSKTAGFAFAIRILSTTFSSFDEEWKLLFTILAILSMALGNVVALAQTSMKRMLAYSSIGQAGFVMIGIVSGTQDGLSAAVLYLAAYLFMNLGAFSCVILFSLRTGSDRILDYSGLYQKDPLITLGLSLCLLSLGGLPPMLGFFGKIYLFFAGWANHQYLLVIVGLVTSVISIYYYISVIKMMVVKEPQEASEIVKSYPEINWGIIGLPPLRIALYTCVAVTALGGILSNPLFKLANTAVSETPFLQDIIATANNIS; this is translated from the coding sequence GTGCCCAACGAAATCTTTACAATTAATTTAAATGCTCAAGCCATTATTCCAGAGGCTTTTATCTTAATAGGCATTGTTGGGACTCTTCTTGTAGATTTAGCAGGAGAAAAAACTGCATCAAAATGGGCACCAATAATATGCTACGTATCAATTGGAAGTTCTCTTTTAAGTTTAGCCTTGCAATGGACGAATCCAGTAAATAGCGCTTTTCTTGGTTCTTTTAATTCAGATAATTTAGCAATCGCATTTAGAGCAATAATAGCTCTGTCAACTCTAGTATCTTTACTCATCAGCTGGCGTTATACAGAGCAAAGTGGTAGCCCTATAGGGGAGTTCGCAGCGATAGTTCTTTCGGCAACTCTTGGAGCAATGCTTTTGTGTGGATCTACTGACCTTATTAGTGTATTTATCTCTCTTGAGACTTTATCTGTTGCAAGCTATTTACTTTCTGGTTATCTCAAGAGAGATCCAAGAAGTTCAGAAGCAGCTTTAAAATACTTGCTTGTTGGGTCAGCTGCTGCTGCAGTCTATCTGTATGGCTCCTCTTTTCTTTATGGATTAAGTGGTTCCACAAATTTAGTAACGATTGGTTTAGAGATTATAAACAAACCCTCCTTCATCACTTCTCTATCTCTTGTATTTGTCTTATCAACCGTTGCTTTTAAAATCGCTGCTGTTCCCTTTCATCAATGGACCCCTGATGTGTATGAAGGATCACCTACGCCTGTGGTTGCTTTTTTATCTGTTGGTTCAAAAACGGCAGGTTTTGCATTTGCGATAAGAATATTAAGTACTACTTTCTCTTCATTTGATGAGGAATGGAAACTTTTATTCACTATTTTGGCAATCTTGAGCATGGCTCTAGGAAATGTTGTAGCTCTAGCTCAAACCTCAATGAAAAGGATGCTTGCTTACAGTTCTATTGGACAAGCAGGATTTGTAATGATAGGAATAGTATCTGGCACACAAGATGGTTTATCAGCTGCTGTTTTATATTTGGCTGCGTATTTATTTATGAATTTGGGGGCATTTTCATGTGTAATACTTTTCTCACTAAGAACTGGTTCTGACAGAATTCTTGATTACTCTGGACTTTACCAAAAAGATCCTCTCATTACATTAGGATTAAGTCTTTGTCTTCTATCTCTTGGAGGTTTACCTCCAATGTTAGGATTTTTTGGAAAGATCTATTTGTTCTTTGCAGGTTGGGCAAATCATCAATATTTACTGGTAATCGTTGGATTAGTAACTTCAGTTATATCTATTTATTACTACATTTCAGTGATAAAAATGATGGTAGTTAAAGAACCACAGGAAGCTTCTGAAATAGTCAAATCATATCCTGAAATTAATTGGGGAATTATAGGATTACCTCCTTTAAGAATTGCACTTTATACTTGCGTGGCGGTAACTGCTCTTGGAGGAATCCTATCTAATCCTCTTTTTAAATTAGCTAATACAGCTGTTTCAGAAACTCCTTTCTTACAAGATATTATTGCTACAGCAAACAATATTTCCTAG